The following are encoded together in the Deltaproteobacteria bacterium genome:
- a CDS encoding universal stress protein, whose product MFKKILVPLDGSALAERAIDQVEKMAKGSGAEVLLLKVVPAPLGKVPEAGQMEESKAFAESVNRSKEYLDRFATRLRAISVKSRILIPSGEPHTEILAAAHKEDVDCIVMSTHGGTALARALLGSTAEKVVYTTKRPVFLVKPEKIHAARIEEGDIFAGVAR is encoded by the coding sequence ATGTTCAAAAAAATCCTGGTGCCGCTGGACGGTTCCGCGCTCGCGGAGCGCGCGATCGACCAGGTGGAGAAGATGGCGAAGGGGTCGGGCGCCGAGGTGCTTCTCCTGAAGGTCGTCCCGGCGCCCCTTGGGAAGGTGCCGGAGGCCGGACAGATGGAGGAGTCGAAGGCGTTCGCCGAGAGCGTGAACCGGTCGAAGGAGTATCTCGATAGATTCGCCACCCGGCTCCGCGCGATCTCCGTGAAGTCGCGGATCCTGATCCCCTCCGGGGAGCCGCACACCGAGATCCTCGCGGCCGCCCACAAGGAGGACGTCGACTGCATCGTGATGAGCACCCACGGCGGGACAGCCCTCGCACGCGCGCTGCTCGGGAGCACGGCCGAAAAGGTGGTGTACACCACCAAGCGGCCGGTCTTCCTGGTCAAGCCCGAGAAGATCCACGCCGCCCGCATCGAGGAGGGCGACATCTTCGCCGGCGTCGCAAGGTAG
- a CDS encoding Re/Si-specific NAD(P)(+) transhydrogenase subunit alpha → MKIAVPREIREGERRVALVPESCRKLVKAGIEVTVESGAGSAAFFPDDAYREAGASVGENAASVLGWADFILKVQAPAPYPPPGAHEVDAMREGAMLLCTMMPTRHPDAVERLAARRITAFATDRIPRITRAQSMDTLSSMANIAGYKAVLVAANALPKYFPMLTTAAGTVFPAKVFVIGAGVAGLSAVATARRLGASVEATDTRPAAKEQVESLGARFVGVDTAENAQDVSGYARELSQEFYRKQAELLADRCAASDVVITTALIGGVKAPKLITAEMVRGMRQGSVIVDAAAEGGGNCALTCPGKTVVEGGVTICGPLNLPSEIPWHASTLYSRNLTAFVLAFWKDGRFTLDLGDEILRGALVTHGGEVRLATTG, encoded by the coding sequence ATGAAGATCGCCGTCCCGAGGGAGATCCGTGAGGGGGAACGGCGGGTCGCCCTCGTCCCCGAGTCGTGCCGGAAGCTCGTGAAGGCGGGGATCGAGGTGACGGTGGAGAGCGGCGCAGGATCGGCGGCGTTCTTCCCCGACGACGCCTACCGCGAGGCGGGCGCCTCCGTCGGGGAAAACGCCGCATCGGTGTTGGGCTGGGCGGACTTCATCCTGAAGGTGCAGGCGCCCGCCCCCTACCCGCCCCCCGGCGCACACGAAGTCGACGCGATGCGCGAGGGGGCGATGCTCCTTTGCACGATGATGCCCACCCGCCACCCCGACGCGGTGGAGAGGCTCGCGGCCCGCCGGATCACCGCCTTCGCCACCGACCGGATCCCCCGCATCACGCGGGCGCAGTCGATGGACACGCTCTCCTCCATGGCGAACATCGCCGGGTACAAGGCGGTCCTGGTCGCCGCGAACGCCCTCCCGAAATATTTCCCCATGCTCACGACCGCCGCAGGCACGGTGTTCCCCGCGAAGGTCTTCGTAATCGGCGCGGGGGTCGCGGGGCTCTCCGCCGTCGCCACCGCGCGGCGCCTCGGGGCCTCCGTGGAGGCCACCGACACGCGGCCCGCGGCGAAGGAGCAGGTGGAAAGCCTGGGGGCCCGGTTCGTCGGGGTCGATACCGCGGAAAACGCGCAGGACGTCTCCGGATATGCTCGGGAGCTTTCGCAGGAGTTCTACCGGAAGCAGGCGGAGCTCCTCGCGGACCGGTGCGCGGCGTCGGATGTGGTCATCACGACGGCGCTGATCGGCGGCGTGAAGGCGCCCAAGCTCATCACCGCCGAGATGGTGCGCGGGATGAGGCAGGGCTCGGTGATCGTGGACGCGGCCGCCGAAGGGGGAGGCAACTGCGCACTGACCTGTCCGGGGAAAACGGTCGTCGAGGGCGGCGTGACGATATGCGGTCCCCTCAACCTCCCCTCTGAAATACCCTGGCACGCAAGCACGCTTTACTCGCGCAACCTGACGGCGTTCGTCCTTGCCTTCTGGAAGGACGGACGTTTCACCCTCGACCTGGGCGACGAGATCCTGCGGGGCGCCCTCGTGACCCACGGGGGCGAGGTCCGACTCGCCACGACGGGCTGA
- a CDS encoding NAD(P) transhydrogenase subunit alpha produces the protein MSPSLEVGLYVFVLATFLGLEIIRRVSPLLHTPLMSLTNAISAITVVGSILVAGEQKTTLSTVLGTLAVTCSMINIVGGYLITYRMLRMFRKSGKDKP, from the coding sequence ATGAGTCCGTCCCTCGAAGTGGGACTCTACGTCTTCGTACTGGCCACGTTCCTCGGACTGGAGATCATCCGCAGGGTGTCGCCGCTTCTTCACACCCCCCTGATGTCCCTGACGAACGCCATCTCGGCCATCACGGTCGTCGGCTCCATCCTGGTCGCGGGCGAGCAGAAGACCACCCTCTCCACCGTCCTCGGCACCCTCGCGGTGACCTGTTCCATGATCAACATCGTCGGCGGATACCTGATCACCTACCGCATGCTCCGGATGTTCAGGAAGAGCGGGAAAGACAAGCCATGA